In Canis aureus isolate CA01 chromosome 6, VMU_Caureus_v.1.0, whole genome shotgun sequence, one genomic interval encodes:
- the ADAM15 gene encoding disintegrin and metalloproteinase domain-containing protein 15 isoform X13, producing MRLALLWALGLLGAGSPLTSRPLADIVPACNAGVLQAEKGGPVATSCAQCCFGCHLSQHPLGGPGGPAGGTEDEHARPERALGGPSEPQILRDHPMLSLAEMLQTNLPEAFRIKLELDGDSHILELLQNRDQVPGRPWLMRYQPDGIRVVSEGHTLENCCYQGRVQGHASSWVSVCTCSGLRGLVILSPERSYMLDLGPGDLQAPPNISRIQDLFLPGHTCALSRHASGPTQAPLEQPPGQHHSCTRRRRDVVAETKIIELVIVADHSETQRYPDSQQLLNRMLKVTFLLDTFFRPLNVRVVLVGLEAWTQRDLVEISQDPGLTLDNFLHWRRVDLLPRLPHDSAQLVTATSFSGPTVGMAVQNSICSPDFSGGVNMDHSTSVLGVASSIAHELGHSLGLDHDLPGNSCPCPGPAPAKSCIMEASTDFLPGLNFSNCSRQALEKALLDGMGSCLFERLPSLPSMATVCGNMFVEPGEQCDCGFPDDCTDPCCDYFTCQLRPGAQCASNGLCCQNCQLRPAGWQCRPARGDCDLPEFCPGDSSHCPPDVSLGDGEPCAGGQAVCVQGRCASYAQQCQALWGPGAQPTAPLCLIAANTRGDAFGSCGRSPNGSYMSCAPKDAMCGQLQCQGGQAQPLLGSARDLHWEVLEANGTQPRLNCSWVHLDLGDDVAQPLLALPGTACGPDLVCIDHQCQPVDVLRAQECRSKCHGHGVCDSKGHCHCEEGWAPPDCTSHVRATSSLTTGLPLSLLLVVVLVLLGASYWHRARLRQRLCQLKGPSCQYRAAQSGPSECPGPPQRVLLMPGAKGPAKPPPPRKPLPANPQGRGPSGDLPGPGAGIPPLVVPSRPAPPPPAASSSLYL from the exons ATGCGGCTGGCGCTGCTCtgggccctggggctcctgggcgCGGGCAGCCCTCTGACCTCACGGCCCCTCGCAGATATCG TCCCAGCATGCAATGCAGGAGTCCTTCAAGCAGAGAAGGGGGGGCCTGTGGCCACCAGCTGTGCCCAATGCTGCTTCGGCTGCCACCTCTCTCAGCACCCTCTCGGGGGTCCTGGGGGCCCTGCAGGTGGCACTGAGGACGAGCATGCAAGGCCAGAGAGGGCCCTGGGTGGACCCTCGGAGCCCCAGATCCTTCGGGACCACCCCATGCTCAGCCTAGCAGAGATGCTTCAG ACCAATCTTCCTGAGGCCTTTCGGATCAAATTAGAATTGGATGGTGACAGTCATATTCTGGAGCTGCTACAGAACAG GGACCAAGTCCCAGGCCGCCCATGGCTGATGCGGTACCAGCCTGATGGCATCCGTGTGGTCAGTGAGGGACACACTCTG GAGAACTGCTGCTACCAGGGAAGGGTGCAGGGCCACGCGAGCTCCTGGGTCTCTGTCTGCACCTGCTCGGGGCTCAG GGGTTTGGTGATCCTGTCCCCAGAGAGAAGTTATATGTTAGACCTTGGGCCTGGGGACCTGCAGGCCCCCCCAAACATCTCCCGGATCCAGGACCTCTTCCTGCCAGGCCACACCTGTGCCCTGAGCCGGCATGCATCTGggcccactcaggctcccctggaGCAGCCCCCGGGACAGCACCACAGCTGCACTCGG CGGCGGCGGGACGTGGTGGCAGAGACCAAGATTATTGAGCTGGTGATAGTGGCCGATCACTCTGAG ACGCAGAGGTACCCGGACTCCCAGCAGCTGCTGAACCGCATGCTGAAAGTGACCTTCCTCTTGGACACA TTCTTCCGGCCCCTGAATGTCCGGGTGGTGTTAGTGGGCCTGGAGGCCTGGACCCAGCGCGACCTGGTGGAGATAAGCCAGGACCCAGGCCTCACACTGGACAATTTCCTCCACTGGCGCCGGGTGGACTTGCTGCCTCGACTGCCCCATGACAGTGCCCAGCTGGTGAC TGCTACTTCATTCTCTGGGCCCACAGTGGGCATGGCCGTTCAGAACTCCATCTGTTCTCCTGACTTCTCAGGAGGGGTGAATATG GACCACTCCACCAGTGTCCTGGGAGTTGCATCCTCAATAGCTCACGAGTTGGGCCACAGCCTGGGCCTGGACCACGACTTGCCCGGGAACAGCTGCCCTTGCCCCGGGCCGGCCCCTGCCAAGAGCTGCATCATGGAAGCTTCCACAGA CTTCCTGCCGGGCCTGAACTTCAGCAACTGCAGCCGGCAGGCCCTGGAGAAAGCCCTCCTGGATGGGATGGGCAGCTGCCTCTTTGAACGGCTTCCCAGCCTGCCCTCTATGGCCACTGTGTGCGGGAATATGTTTGTGGAGCCTGGAGAGCAGTGTGATTGTGGCTTCCCGGAC GACTGCACTGACCCCTGCTGTGACTACTTCACCTGCCAGCTGAGGCCAGGGGCACAGTGTGCATCTAATGGGCTCTGCTGTCAAAACTGCCAG CTGCGCCCGGCTGGCTGGCAGTGCCGTCCTGCCCGAGGGGACTGCGACTTACCCGAGTTCTGTCCAGGAGACAGCTCCCATTGCCCTCCTGATGTCAGCCTGGGTGACGGCGAGCCATGTGCAGGGGGACAGGCTGTGTGTGTACAAGGGCGCTGTGCTTCCTACGCCCAGCAGTGCCAGGCTCTCTGGGGACCAGGGGCCCAGCCCACTGCACCACTTTGCCTCATTGCTGCCAATACTCGAGGGGATGCATTTGGGAGCTGTGGGCGCAGCCCTAACGGCAGCTACATGTCCTGTGCCCCTAA AGATGCCATGTGTGGACAGCTCCAGTGCCAGGGGGGTCAGGCCCAGCCTCTGCTGGGCTCAGCCCGGGATCTGCACTGGGAGGTGCTAGAAGCCAACGGGACCCAGCCAAGGCTGAACTGCAGCTGGGTCCACCTGGACCTGGGTGACGATGtggcccagcccctcctggcGCTGCCCGGCACAGCCTGTGGTCCTGACCTG GTATGCATTGACCATCAGTGCCAGCCTGTGGACGTCCTGCGTGCCCAGGAATGTCGAAGCAAATGTCACGGGCACGGG GTCTGTGACAGCAAAGGACATTGCCACTGTGAGGAGGGCTGGGCGCCCCCTGACTGCACCAGCCATGTCAGAG CAACCAGCTCCCTGACCACAGGGCTGCCCCTCAGCCTCCTGTTGGTGGTAGTCCTGGTACTGCTTGGTGCCAGCTACTGGCACCGTGCTCGCCTGCGTCAACGACTCTGTCAACTCAAAGGGCCCAGCTGCCAGTACAG AGCGGCCCAGTCCGGTCCCTCAGAATGCCCAGGACCCCCACAGAGGGTCCTGCTGATGCCAGGGGCCAAG
- the ADAM15 gene encoding disintegrin and metalloproteinase domain-containing protein 15 isoform X18: MRLALLWALGLLGAGSPLTSRPLADIVPACNAGVLQAEKGGPVATSCAQCCFGCHLSQHPLGGPGGPAGGTEDEHARPERALGGPSEPQILRDHPMLSLAEMLQTNLPEAFRIKLELDGDSHILELLQNRDQVPGRPWLMRYQPDGIRVVSEGHTLENCCYQGRVQGHASSWVSVCTCSGLRGLVILSPERSYMLDLGPGDLQAPPNISRIQDLFLPGHTCALSRHASGPTQAPLEQPPGQHHSCTRRRRDVVAETKIIELVIVADHSETQRYPDSQQLLNRMLKVTFLLDTFFRPLNVRVVLVGLEAWTQRDLVEISQDPGLTLDNFLHWRRVDLLPRLPHDSAQLVTATSFSGPTVGMAVQNSICSPDFSGGVNMDHSTSVLGVASSIAHELGHSLGLDHDLPGNSCPCPGPAPAKSCIMEASTDFLPGLNFSNCSRQALEKALLDGMGSCLFERLPSLPSMATVCGNMFVEPGEQCDCGFPDDCTDPCCDYFTCQLRPGAQCASNGLCCQNCQLRPAGWQCRPARGDCDLPEFCPGDSSHCPPDVSLGDGEPCAGGQAVCVQGRCASYAQQCQALWGPGAQPTAPLCLIAANTRGDAFGSCGRSPNGSYMSCAPKDAMCGQLQCQGGQAQPLLGSARDLHWEVLEANGTQPRLNCSWVHLDLGDDVAQPLLALPGTACGPDLVCIDHQCQPVDVLRAQECRSKCHGHGVCDSKGHCHCEEGWAPPDCTSHVRATSSLTTGLPLSLLLVVVLVLLGASYWHRARLRQRLCQLKGPSCQYRGLPSPLPRGSHCLPTPRAGALRVTCLAQELESRL; the protein is encoded by the exons ATGCGGCTGGCGCTGCTCtgggccctggggctcctgggcgCGGGCAGCCCTCTGACCTCACGGCCCCTCGCAGATATCG TCCCAGCATGCAATGCAGGAGTCCTTCAAGCAGAGAAGGGGGGGCCTGTGGCCACCAGCTGTGCCCAATGCTGCTTCGGCTGCCACCTCTCTCAGCACCCTCTCGGGGGTCCTGGGGGCCCTGCAGGTGGCACTGAGGACGAGCATGCAAGGCCAGAGAGGGCCCTGGGTGGACCCTCGGAGCCCCAGATCCTTCGGGACCACCCCATGCTCAGCCTAGCAGAGATGCTTCAG ACCAATCTTCCTGAGGCCTTTCGGATCAAATTAGAATTGGATGGTGACAGTCATATTCTGGAGCTGCTACAGAACAG GGACCAAGTCCCAGGCCGCCCATGGCTGATGCGGTACCAGCCTGATGGCATCCGTGTGGTCAGTGAGGGACACACTCTG GAGAACTGCTGCTACCAGGGAAGGGTGCAGGGCCACGCGAGCTCCTGGGTCTCTGTCTGCACCTGCTCGGGGCTCAG GGGTTTGGTGATCCTGTCCCCAGAGAGAAGTTATATGTTAGACCTTGGGCCTGGGGACCTGCAGGCCCCCCCAAACATCTCCCGGATCCAGGACCTCTTCCTGCCAGGCCACACCTGTGCCCTGAGCCGGCATGCATCTGggcccactcaggctcccctggaGCAGCCCCCGGGACAGCACCACAGCTGCACTCGG CGGCGGCGGGACGTGGTGGCAGAGACCAAGATTATTGAGCTGGTGATAGTGGCCGATCACTCTGAG ACGCAGAGGTACCCGGACTCCCAGCAGCTGCTGAACCGCATGCTGAAAGTGACCTTCCTCTTGGACACA TTCTTCCGGCCCCTGAATGTCCGGGTGGTGTTAGTGGGCCTGGAGGCCTGGACCCAGCGCGACCTGGTGGAGATAAGCCAGGACCCAGGCCTCACACTGGACAATTTCCTCCACTGGCGCCGGGTGGACTTGCTGCCTCGACTGCCCCATGACAGTGCCCAGCTGGTGAC TGCTACTTCATTCTCTGGGCCCACAGTGGGCATGGCCGTTCAGAACTCCATCTGTTCTCCTGACTTCTCAGGAGGGGTGAATATG GACCACTCCACCAGTGTCCTGGGAGTTGCATCCTCAATAGCTCACGAGTTGGGCCACAGCCTGGGCCTGGACCACGACTTGCCCGGGAACAGCTGCCCTTGCCCCGGGCCGGCCCCTGCCAAGAGCTGCATCATGGAAGCTTCCACAGA CTTCCTGCCGGGCCTGAACTTCAGCAACTGCAGCCGGCAGGCCCTGGAGAAAGCCCTCCTGGATGGGATGGGCAGCTGCCTCTTTGAACGGCTTCCCAGCCTGCCCTCTATGGCCACTGTGTGCGGGAATATGTTTGTGGAGCCTGGAGAGCAGTGTGATTGTGGCTTCCCGGAC GACTGCACTGACCCCTGCTGTGACTACTTCACCTGCCAGCTGAGGCCAGGGGCACAGTGTGCATCTAATGGGCTCTGCTGTCAAAACTGCCAG CTGCGCCCGGCTGGCTGGCAGTGCCGTCCTGCCCGAGGGGACTGCGACTTACCCGAGTTCTGTCCAGGAGACAGCTCCCATTGCCCTCCTGATGTCAGCCTGGGTGACGGCGAGCCATGTGCAGGGGGACAGGCTGTGTGTGTACAAGGGCGCTGTGCTTCCTACGCCCAGCAGTGCCAGGCTCTCTGGGGACCAGGGGCCCAGCCCACTGCACCACTTTGCCTCATTGCTGCCAATACTCGAGGGGATGCATTTGGGAGCTGTGGGCGCAGCCCTAACGGCAGCTACATGTCCTGTGCCCCTAA AGATGCCATGTGTGGACAGCTCCAGTGCCAGGGGGGTCAGGCCCAGCCTCTGCTGGGCTCAGCCCGGGATCTGCACTGGGAGGTGCTAGAAGCCAACGGGACCCAGCCAAGGCTGAACTGCAGCTGGGTCCACCTGGACCTGGGTGACGATGtggcccagcccctcctggcGCTGCCCGGCACAGCCTGTGGTCCTGACCTG GTATGCATTGACCATCAGTGCCAGCCTGTGGACGTCCTGCGTGCCCAGGAATGTCGAAGCAAATGTCACGGGCACGGG GTCTGTGACAGCAAAGGACATTGCCACTGTGAGGAGGGCTGGGCGCCCCCTGACTGCACCAGCCATGTCAGAG CAACCAGCTCCCTGACCACAGGGCTGCCCCTCAGCCTCCTGTTGGTGGTAGTCCTGGTACTGCTTGGTGCCAGCTACTGGCACCGTGCTCGCCTGCGTCAACGACTCTGTCAACTCAAAGGGCCCAGCTGCCAGTACAG
- the ADAM15 gene encoding disintegrin and metalloproteinase domain-containing protein 15 isoform X15, with the protein MRLALLWALGLLGAGSPLTSRPLADIGGTEDEHARPERALGGPSEPQILRDHPMLSLAEMLQTNLPEAFRIKLELDGDSHILELLQNRDQVPGRPWLMRYQPDGIRVVSEGHTLENCCYQGRVQGHASSWVSVCTCSGLRGLVILSPERSYMLDLGPGDLQAPPNISRIQDLFLPGHTCALSRHASGPTQAPLEQPPGQHHSCTRRRRDVVAETKIIELVIVADHSETQRYPDSQQLLNRMLKVTFLLDTFFRPLNVRVVLVGLEAWTQRDLVEISQDPGLTLDNFLHWRRVDLLPRLPHDSAQLVTATSFSGPTVGMAVQNSICSPDFSGGVNMDHSTSVLGVASSIAHELGHSLGLDHDLPGNSCPCPGPAPAKSCIMEASTDFLPGLNFSNCSRQALEKALLDGMGSCLFERLPSLPSMATVCGNMFVEPGEQCDCGFPDDCTDPCCDYFTCQLRPGAQCASNGLCCQNCQLRPAGWQCRPARGDCDLPEFCPGDSSHCPPDVSLGDGEPCAGGQAVCVQGRCASYAQQCQALWGPGAQPTAPLCLIAANTRGDAFGSCGRSPNGSYMSCAPKDAMCGQLQCQGGQAQPLLGSARDLHWEVLEANGTQPRLNCSWVHLDLGDDVAQPLLALPGTACGPDLVCIDHQCQPVDVLRAQECRSKCHGHGVCDSKGHCHCEEGWAPPDCTSHVRATSSLTTGLPLSLLLVVVLVLLGASYWHRARLRQRLCQLKGPSCQYRAAQSGPSECPGPPQRVLLMPGAKQAGILGFPAPPSRPLPPDPVPKRLQGPAKPPPPRKPLPANPQGRGPSGDLPGPGAGIPPLVVPSRPAPPPPAASSSLYL; encoded by the exons ATGCGGCTGGCGCTGCTCtgggccctggggctcctgggcgCGGGCAGCCCTCTGACCTCACGGCCCCTCGCAGATATCG GTGGCACTGAGGACGAGCATGCAAGGCCAGAGAGGGCCCTGGGTGGACCCTCGGAGCCCCAGATCCTTCGGGACCACCCCATGCTCAGCCTAGCAGAGATGCTTCAG ACCAATCTTCCTGAGGCCTTTCGGATCAAATTAGAATTGGATGGTGACAGTCATATTCTGGAGCTGCTACAGAACAG GGACCAAGTCCCAGGCCGCCCATGGCTGATGCGGTACCAGCCTGATGGCATCCGTGTGGTCAGTGAGGGACACACTCTG GAGAACTGCTGCTACCAGGGAAGGGTGCAGGGCCACGCGAGCTCCTGGGTCTCTGTCTGCACCTGCTCGGGGCTCAG GGGTTTGGTGATCCTGTCCCCAGAGAGAAGTTATATGTTAGACCTTGGGCCTGGGGACCTGCAGGCCCCCCCAAACATCTCCCGGATCCAGGACCTCTTCCTGCCAGGCCACACCTGTGCCCTGAGCCGGCATGCATCTGggcccactcaggctcccctggaGCAGCCCCCGGGACAGCACCACAGCTGCACTCGG CGGCGGCGGGACGTGGTGGCAGAGACCAAGATTATTGAGCTGGTGATAGTGGCCGATCACTCTGAG ACGCAGAGGTACCCGGACTCCCAGCAGCTGCTGAACCGCATGCTGAAAGTGACCTTCCTCTTGGACACA TTCTTCCGGCCCCTGAATGTCCGGGTGGTGTTAGTGGGCCTGGAGGCCTGGACCCAGCGCGACCTGGTGGAGATAAGCCAGGACCCAGGCCTCACACTGGACAATTTCCTCCACTGGCGCCGGGTGGACTTGCTGCCTCGACTGCCCCATGACAGTGCCCAGCTGGTGAC TGCTACTTCATTCTCTGGGCCCACAGTGGGCATGGCCGTTCAGAACTCCATCTGTTCTCCTGACTTCTCAGGAGGGGTGAATATG GACCACTCCACCAGTGTCCTGGGAGTTGCATCCTCAATAGCTCACGAGTTGGGCCACAGCCTGGGCCTGGACCACGACTTGCCCGGGAACAGCTGCCCTTGCCCCGGGCCGGCCCCTGCCAAGAGCTGCATCATGGAAGCTTCCACAGA CTTCCTGCCGGGCCTGAACTTCAGCAACTGCAGCCGGCAGGCCCTGGAGAAAGCCCTCCTGGATGGGATGGGCAGCTGCCTCTTTGAACGGCTTCCCAGCCTGCCCTCTATGGCCACTGTGTGCGGGAATATGTTTGTGGAGCCTGGAGAGCAGTGTGATTGTGGCTTCCCGGAC GACTGCACTGACCCCTGCTGTGACTACTTCACCTGCCAGCTGAGGCCAGGGGCACAGTGTGCATCTAATGGGCTCTGCTGTCAAAACTGCCAG CTGCGCCCGGCTGGCTGGCAGTGCCGTCCTGCCCGAGGGGACTGCGACTTACCCGAGTTCTGTCCAGGAGACAGCTCCCATTGCCCTCCTGATGTCAGCCTGGGTGACGGCGAGCCATGTGCAGGGGGACAGGCTGTGTGTGTACAAGGGCGCTGTGCTTCCTACGCCCAGCAGTGCCAGGCTCTCTGGGGACCAGGGGCCCAGCCCACTGCACCACTTTGCCTCATTGCTGCCAATACTCGAGGGGATGCATTTGGGAGCTGTGGGCGCAGCCCTAACGGCAGCTACATGTCCTGTGCCCCTAA AGATGCCATGTGTGGACAGCTCCAGTGCCAGGGGGGTCAGGCCCAGCCTCTGCTGGGCTCAGCCCGGGATCTGCACTGGGAGGTGCTAGAAGCCAACGGGACCCAGCCAAGGCTGAACTGCAGCTGGGTCCACCTGGACCTGGGTGACGATGtggcccagcccctcctggcGCTGCCCGGCACAGCCTGTGGTCCTGACCTG GTATGCATTGACCATCAGTGCCAGCCTGTGGACGTCCTGCGTGCCCAGGAATGTCGAAGCAAATGTCACGGGCACGGG GTCTGTGACAGCAAAGGACATTGCCACTGTGAGGAGGGCTGGGCGCCCCCTGACTGCACCAGCCATGTCAGAG CAACCAGCTCCCTGACCACAGGGCTGCCCCTCAGCCTCCTGTTGGTGGTAGTCCTGGTACTGCTTGGTGCCAGCTACTGGCACCGTGCTCGCCTGCGTCAACGACTCTGTCAACTCAAAGGGCCCAGCTGCCAGTACAG AGCGGCCCAGTCCGGTCCCTCAGAATGCCCAGGACCCCCACAGAGGGTCCTGCTGATGCCAGGGGCCAAG
- the ADAM15 gene encoding disintegrin and metalloproteinase domain-containing protein 15 isoform X17, with amino-acid sequence MRLALLWALGLLGAGSPLTSRPLADIVPACNAGVLQAEKGGPVATSCAQCCFGCHLSQHPLGGPGGPAGGTEDEHARPERALGGPSEPQILRDHPMLSLAEMLQTNLPEAFRIKLELDGDSHILELLQNRDQVPGRPWLMRYQPDGIRVVSEGHTLENCCYQGRVQGHASSWVSVCTCSGLRGLVILSPERSYMLDLGPGDLQAPPNISRIQDLFLPGHTCALSRHASGPTQAPLEQPPGQHHSCTRRRRDVVAETKIIELVIVADHSETQRYPDSQQLLNRMLKVTFLLDTFFRPLNVRVVLVGLEAWTQRDLVEISQDPGLTLDNFLHWRRVDLLPRLPHDSAQLVTATSFSGPTVGMAVQNSICSPDFSGGVNMDHSTSVLGVASSIAHELGHSLGLDHDLPGNSCPCPGPAPAKSCIMEASTDFLPGLNFSNCSRQALEKALLDGMGSCLFERLPSLPSMATVCGNMFVEPGEQCDCGFPDDCTDPCCDYFTCQLRPGAQCASNGLCCQNCQLRPAGWQCRPARGDCDLPEFCPGDSSHCPPDVSLGDGEPCAGGQAVCVQGRCASYAQQCQALWGPGAQPTAPLCLIAANTRGDAFGSCGRSPNGSYMSCAPKDAMCGQLQCQGGQAQPLLGSARDLHWEVLEANGTQPRLNCSWVHLDLGDDVAQPLLALPGTACGPDLVCIDHQCQPVDVLRAQECRSKCHGHGVCDSKGHCHCEEGWAPPDCTSHVRATSSLTTGLPLSLLLVVVLVLLGASYWHRARLRQRLCQLKGPSCQYRAAQSGPSECPGPPQRVLLMPGAKLQAQNQNPAWSGEGQSPRRVC; translated from the exons ATGCGGCTGGCGCTGCTCtgggccctggggctcctgggcgCGGGCAGCCCTCTGACCTCACGGCCCCTCGCAGATATCG TCCCAGCATGCAATGCAGGAGTCCTTCAAGCAGAGAAGGGGGGGCCTGTGGCCACCAGCTGTGCCCAATGCTGCTTCGGCTGCCACCTCTCTCAGCACCCTCTCGGGGGTCCTGGGGGCCCTGCAGGTGGCACTGAGGACGAGCATGCAAGGCCAGAGAGGGCCCTGGGTGGACCCTCGGAGCCCCAGATCCTTCGGGACCACCCCATGCTCAGCCTAGCAGAGATGCTTCAG ACCAATCTTCCTGAGGCCTTTCGGATCAAATTAGAATTGGATGGTGACAGTCATATTCTGGAGCTGCTACAGAACAG GGACCAAGTCCCAGGCCGCCCATGGCTGATGCGGTACCAGCCTGATGGCATCCGTGTGGTCAGTGAGGGACACACTCTG GAGAACTGCTGCTACCAGGGAAGGGTGCAGGGCCACGCGAGCTCCTGGGTCTCTGTCTGCACCTGCTCGGGGCTCAG GGGTTTGGTGATCCTGTCCCCAGAGAGAAGTTATATGTTAGACCTTGGGCCTGGGGACCTGCAGGCCCCCCCAAACATCTCCCGGATCCAGGACCTCTTCCTGCCAGGCCACACCTGTGCCCTGAGCCGGCATGCATCTGggcccactcaggctcccctggaGCAGCCCCCGGGACAGCACCACAGCTGCACTCGG CGGCGGCGGGACGTGGTGGCAGAGACCAAGATTATTGAGCTGGTGATAGTGGCCGATCACTCTGAG ACGCAGAGGTACCCGGACTCCCAGCAGCTGCTGAACCGCATGCTGAAAGTGACCTTCCTCTTGGACACA TTCTTCCGGCCCCTGAATGTCCGGGTGGTGTTAGTGGGCCTGGAGGCCTGGACCCAGCGCGACCTGGTGGAGATAAGCCAGGACCCAGGCCTCACACTGGACAATTTCCTCCACTGGCGCCGGGTGGACTTGCTGCCTCGACTGCCCCATGACAGTGCCCAGCTGGTGAC TGCTACTTCATTCTCTGGGCCCACAGTGGGCATGGCCGTTCAGAACTCCATCTGTTCTCCTGACTTCTCAGGAGGGGTGAATATG GACCACTCCACCAGTGTCCTGGGAGTTGCATCCTCAATAGCTCACGAGTTGGGCCACAGCCTGGGCCTGGACCACGACTTGCCCGGGAACAGCTGCCCTTGCCCCGGGCCGGCCCCTGCCAAGAGCTGCATCATGGAAGCTTCCACAGA CTTCCTGCCGGGCCTGAACTTCAGCAACTGCAGCCGGCAGGCCCTGGAGAAAGCCCTCCTGGATGGGATGGGCAGCTGCCTCTTTGAACGGCTTCCCAGCCTGCCCTCTATGGCCACTGTGTGCGGGAATATGTTTGTGGAGCCTGGAGAGCAGTGTGATTGTGGCTTCCCGGAC GACTGCACTGACCCCTGCTGTGACTACTTCACCTGCCAGCTGAGGCCAGGGGCACAGTGTGCATCTAATGGGCTCTGCTGTCAAAACTGCCAG CTGCGCCCGGCTGGCTGGCAGTGCCGTCCTGCCCGAGGGGACTGCGACTTACCCGAGTTCTGTCCAGGAGACAGCTCCCATTGCCCTCCTGATGTCAGCCTGGGTGACGGCGAGCCATGTGCAGGGGGACAGGCTGTGTGTGTACAAGGGCGCTGTGCTTCCTACGCCCAGCAGTGCCAGGCTCTCTGGGGACCAGGGGCCCAGCCCACTGCACCACTTTGCCTCATTGCTGCCAATACTCGAGGGGATGCATTTGGGAGCTGTGGGCGCAGCCCTAACGGCAGCTACATGTCCTGTGCCCCTAA AGATGCCATGTGTGGACAGCTCCAGTGCCAGGGGGGTCAGGCCCAGCCTCTGCTGGGCTCAGCCCGGGATCTGCACTGGGAGGTGCTAGAAGCCAACGGGACCCAGCCAAGGCTGAACTGCAGCTGGGTCCACCTGGACCTGGGTGACGATGtggcccagcccctcctggcGCTGCCCGGCACAGCCTGTGGTCCTGACCTG GTATGCATTGACCATCAGTGCCAGCCTGTGGACGTCCTGCGTGCCCAGGAATGTCGAAGCAAATGTCACGGGCACGGG GTCTGTGACAGCAAAGGACATTGCCACTGTGAGGAGGGCTGGGCGCCCCCTGACTGCACCAGCCATGTCAGAG CAACCAGCTCCCTGACCACAGGGCTGCCCCTCAGCCTCCTGTTGGTGGTAGTCCTGGTACTGCTTGGTGCCAGCTACTGGCACCGTGCTCGCCTGCGTCAACGACTCTGTCAACTCAAAGGGCCCAGCTGCCAGTACAG AGCGGCCCAGTCCGGTCCCTCAGAATGCCCAGGACCCCCACAGAGGGTCCTGCTGATGCCAGGGGCCAAG ctgcaGGCCCAGAATCAGAATCCAgcctggagtggggaggggcagtcaCCTAGGAGGGTCTGCTGA